A window of the Clupea harengus chromosome 8, Ch_v2.0.2, whole genome shotgun sequence genome harbors these coding sequences:
- the LOC105901496 gene encoding glucose-dependent insulinotropic receptor, with amino-acid sequence MFLSTANLATTTTTTTAGLSMVEMNETDSMKTVKVNTTEGTFQKQVHTTIMGWILCFVSFLIISTNLLVAISLVILIRKRGCRSWCFVLNLALADILVGLAITVLADDGLHRESPMQKTDCLLRMAFITCPSTASVLTMFLISLDRYLAIKLPLRYARISGKWPTGGSLVLVWALSLVMGFLPCLVRQMQSDGYSGTCTFFSAINPRSIMFILSGCFFPLLGIFLYFYMDILKIACGHQRQIRQARKAGTRHCQPSRYWGHVKALRTVALLVGCFTLSWCPFFTVSVVQLLCSNCRLYHFLENHLWLLGLSNSLINPLVYACWQREVRQQICTIFAHLKGNARCWASTDSVNGCHSDRPVPVRTSLPTDPLSVPLTLLTIQEPIAVAMPLAQSVVSDAC; translated from the coding sequence ATGTTTCTCAGTACAGCAAacttagcaacaacaacaacaacaacaacagctggaCTATCTATGGTTGAGATGAATGAAACTGACTCCATGAAGACCGTGAAAGTAAATACCACCGAAGGAACTTTTCAAAAGCAAGTGCATACCACCATAATGGGCTGGATCCTGTGCTTTGTGTCGTTTCTGATCATCTCCACCAACCTCCTGGTGGCTATCTCCCTGGTGATCCTGATCCGAAAGCGGGGCTGTCGTAGCTGGTGTTTCGTCCTCAACCTTGCCCTGGCCGATATCCTGGTGGGCTTGGCCATCACCGTCCTTGCCGATGATGGACTTCACCGCGAGTCCCCGATGCAAAAAACAGACTGTCTCCTCCGCATGGCCTTTATCACTTGCCCGTCGACCGCCTCCGTCCTCACCATGTTCCTCATCTCACTGGACCGGTACTTGGCCATCAAGCTGCCCCTGCGCTACGCACGCATCTCTGGCAAGTGGCCAACTGGTGGTTCCCTAGTGCTCGTCTGGGCTCTCTCGCTGGTGATGGGCTTCCTGCCCTGCCTGGTGAGACAGATGCAGTCGGACGGGTACAGTGGCACGTGCACTTTCTTCTCCGCCATCAACCCACGCAGCATCATGTTCATCTTAAGCGGCTGCTTCTTCCCTCTGCTGGGCATCTTCCTCTACTTCTACATGGACATCCTCAAGATCGCCTGCGGGCACCAGCGGCAGATCAGGCAGGCCCGCAAGGCGGGTACACGCCACTGCCAACCCAGCCGCTACTGGGGCCACGTCAAGGCCCTGCGGACCGTGGCGCTGCTGGTGGGATGCTTCACCCTCTCCTGGTGCCCCTTCTTCACGGTCAGTGTGGTCCAGTTGCTGTGCTCCAACTGCAGGCTCTACCACTTCCTGGAGAACCATCTGTGGCTGCTGGGGCTTTCTAACTCCCTGATTAACCCCCTCGTTTATGCCTGCTGGCAGAGGGAGGTCAGGCAGCAGATCTGCACCATATTTGCCCACCTCAAGGGCAATGCCCGCTGCTGGGCCAGTACCGACTCTGTAAATGGGTGCCACTCAGACAGACCTGTGCCAGTGCGGACGTCTTTGCCCACAGATCCTCTCAGTGTGCCACTCACTTTGCTCACAATCCAGGAGCCTATTGCTGTTGCTATGCCCTTAGCCCAGTCAGTGGTTTCCGATGCATGCTAA
- the LOC116221573 gene encoding uncharacterized protein LOC116221573: MTLPYTQASTMYRTVSVGSDPSGTFLSPGSDGGSMTYRTLNVPSPMSQVQYINGAMDGNAHISDGGAMTYRTLNVSSPQVQYINGAMDGNVPISDGGAMTYRTLNVSSPQVQYINGAMDGNAVYGGVRYLVPVQRNDSSYVVVNQAAQVRQQVMPQQVLTPVYLQNYGVQRGSASSVDEAEIVYRHVEVDNGKAPSVFSQTSSPAKSPEPIPQEVRIPKCISHWHICKSTFVHTQNGQWVLL, translated from the exons ATGACGCTTCCCTATACCCAAGCTTCCACGATGTATCGTACAGTCAGCGTAGGTTCGGATCCTTCAGGAACGTTTCTGTCTCCTGGTAGTGACGGCGGATCGATGACCTACAGGACCCTGAACGTACCCTCTCCTATGTCTCAAGTACAGTACATAAATGGTGCCATGGACGGAAATGCTCATATCAGTGACGGCGGAGCGATGACTTACAGGACCCTGAACGTATCCTCTCCTCAAGTTCAGTACATAAATGGTGCCATGGACGGGAATGTTCCTATCAGTGACGGCGGAGCGATGACCTACAGGACCCTGAATGTATCCTCTCCTCAAGTACAATACATAAATGGTGCCATGGACGGAAATGCAGTTTATGGTGGTGTGCGTTACCTGGTCCCTGTTCAGAGGAACGATTCTTCCTACGTAGTGGTCAACCAAGCTGCGCAGGTTAGGCAACAGGTTATGCCACAGCAGGTCTTGACGCCTGTATACTTGCAGAACTACGGCGTACAGAGAGGTAGCGCCAGCAGTGTGGACGAGGCTGAAATAGTTTACCGTCATGTTGAG GTGGATAATGGAAAAGCTCCCTCCGTTTTCAGCCAGACTTCAAGTCCCGCCAAGAGCCCAGAGCCGATCCCTCAAGAGGTACGCATACCGAAATGCATTTCGCATTGGCACATCTGCAAGTCCACATTCGTACATACACAAAACGGGCAGTGGGTGCTTCTTTGA
- the LOC116221542 gene encoding LOW QUALITY PROTEIN: brain mitochondrial carrier protein 1-like (The sequence of the model RefSeq protein was modified relative to this genomic sequence to represent the inferred CDS: inserted 1 base in 1 codon), which yields MPALNWKPFIYGGXASIVAEFGTFPIDLTKTRLQVQGPSHCMEVRYRGMFHALRRIGQEEGIRALYSGISPALLRQASYGTIKIGTYNTLKKLFVSRPEDETIVINVFCGVVSGVLSSSLANPTDVLKIRMQAQGALMQGSMMANFMNIYQTEGTRGLWRGVIPTAQRAAIVVGVELPVYDITKKHLIGSGVMDDSILTHFVSSFTCGLAGALASNPVDVVRTRMMNQRVLSGNPLYKGTLDGVRQTWRGEGFFALYKGFWPNWLRLGPWNIIFFITYEQLKKLPL from the exons ATGCCAGCCCTGAACTGGAAACCGTTCATCTACGGGG TGGCCTCCATCGTTGCCGAGTTCG GCACCTTCCCCATTGATCTGACCAAAACCCGGCTGCAGGTACAGGGCCCGTCACACTGCATGGAGGTGCGCTACCGGGGCATGTTCCACGCGCTGCGCCGGATCGGACAGGAAGAGGGCATACGGGCGCTCTACtcggg GATTTCCCCAGCCCTCCTGCGCCAAGCCTCCTACGGGACGATTAAGATTGGCACCTACAACACATTAAAGAAGCTGTTTGTGAGTCGCCCTGAAG ACGAGACCATAGTCATTAACGTGTTCTGTGGAGTGGTCTCAGGAGTCCTGTCCTCGTCATTGGCCAACCCCACAGATGTGCTGAAG ATTCGCATGCAAGCGCAAGGCGCCCTGATGCAGGGCAGCATGATGGCCAACTTCATGAACATCTACCAGACAGAGGGCACCCGTGGCCTGTGGAGG GGTGTAATACCTACAGCACAGCGAGCGGCCATTGTTGTTGGGGTGGAGTTACCTGTATATGACATCACGAAGAAGCACCTCATTGGTTCAGGAGTGATGGATGACAGCATCCTCACACATTTTGT CTCCAGTTTCACCTGTGGCCTGGCGGGGGCGCTGGCCTCCAACCCAGTGGACGTGGTGAGGACTCGGATGATGAACCAGCGGGTGTTGTCGGGCAACCCGCTCTACAAAGGCACGCTGGACGGTGTCAGGCAGACCTGGAGAGGCGAGGGCTTCTTTGCACTCTACAAGGGCTTCTGGCCCAACTGGCTTCGTTTGGGCCCCTGGAACATTATT TTCTTCATCACATATGAGCAGCTGAAGAAGCTTCCTTTATAG